The genomic stretch AACTGTTCGTCAATTTTCTGATGGTGAAATCCAAGTAAACATTGAAGAATCAATTCGCGGCGACCATGTCTTTATTTTACAGTCAACTAGCTCACCAGTTAACGATAACTTGATGGAAATCTTGATTATGGTTGATGCTCTTAAACGCGCTAGTGCTGAAAAAATTAGTGTGGTTATTCCTTACTACGGTTATGCACGTCAAGACCGTAAAGCTCGTTCACGCGAACCGATTACTTCTAAATTAGTCGCAAATATGCTTGAAGTAGCAGGAGTTGATCGTCTTTTGACTGTTGACTTGCATGCTGCACAAATTCAAGGCTTCTTTGATATTCCAGTTGATCACTTGATGGGTGCACCATTGATCGCTGATTACTTTGATCGTCACGGATTGGTTGGAGACGATGTTGTTGTCGTTAGTCCTGACCATGGTGGTGTGACTCGTGCACGTAAATTGGCACAATTCCTCCAAACACCGATTGCTATCATTGATAAACGTCGTAGTGTTACAAAAATGAATACCAGTGAAGTTATGAACATCATTGGTAATGTTAAAGGTAAAAAATGTATCTTGATTGATGATATGATCGATACAGCAGGTACTATTTGTCACGCAGCAGATGCTCTTGCAGAAGCTGGTGCAACTGCGGTTTATGCATCATGTACTCACCCAGTTCTTTCTGGACCTGCTCTTGAAAATATCGAGAAATCAGCAATCCAAAAATTGGTTGTTTTGGATACTATCTATCTTCCAGAAGAACGTTTGATCGATAAGATTGAACAAATTTCAATCGCTGAATTGATTGCTGAAGCAATTACTCGTATTCACGAAAAACGTCCTTTGTCACCATTGTTTGAAATGGGAACAGCTAATAAATAATAATTGACTAAAAGAGTCATAAAAGCCGTTGGTGTAACAGCCAGCGGTTTTTGTATTTAGATATTAACATGTGGATAAGTTTTGGCTGCGATTAGTTGATTGTTGTTGTGGATAACTTGAAAAAGGGTGTATAATTATCAAATTTTATGTATAATAGATGTAATTAGATTTTTGAGGTGAAACTATGAGTTTAACAGATCGTTTTAATAAAAATTTAAATAAGATTGAAGTGTCGTTGATTCGTCAATTTGATCAGTCTATCTCTGACGTGCCAGGCATTATGAAATTGACTCTTGGAGAGCCTGATTTTACGACACCTGATCATGTTAAAGAGGCAGCAAAAGCTGCGATTGATGCCAATCAGTCTCACTATACTGGTATGGCAGGTTTGCCTGCTCTTCGTCAAGCGGCTGCAGATTTTTTGAAGTCTAAGTATCATTTGTCTTATAATCCTGATAATGAAATTTTGGTTACAATTGGGGCAACGGAAGCTTTGTCAGCAACGTTAACGGCTATTTTGGAACCAGGAGATACAGTTCTTTTGCCAGCACCAGCTTATCCTGGTTATGAACCTATTGTTAATCTTGTAGGGGCTGAAATTGTTGAAATTGATACAACAGCTAATGACTTTGTTTTAACACCAGAAATGCTTGAAAAAGCTATTTTGGAACAAGGCGATAAACTAAAAGCCGTTTTACTTAATTACCCAACTAATCCAACTGGGGTAACTTACTCACGTGAACAAATTAAAGCTTTGGCGGATGTGCTTAAGAAATATGATGTTTTTGTGGTTTCAGATGAAGTTTATTCTGAATTAACTTATAGTGATGAACCTCATGTCTCAATTGCAGAATATCTTCCAGAACAAACTATTTTAATTAATGGTCTTTCTAAATCTCACGCTATGACAGGTTGGCGAATTGGTATGATTTTTGCGCCAGCTAATTTTACAGCACAGTTGATTAAGAGTCACCAATACTTGGTTACAGCTGCTGCAACAATGGCACAGTTTGCTGCGATTGAAGCTCTTTCAGTTGGTAAGGATGACGCTCTTCCAATGAAGGCAGAGTATATGAAACGTCGTGATTACATCATTGATAAAATGTCTGCGCTTGGCTTTAAGATTATCAAACCAGATGGTGCCTTTTACATTTTTGCTAAGATTCCAGCTGGCTATGAACAAGATTCATTTAAATTCTGTCAAGATTTTGCGCGTGAAAAAGCTGTTGCTTTCATTCCTGGTGTAGCTTTTGGTAAATATGGTGAAGGCTATCTTCGTTTGTCATATGCAGCTAGCATGGAAACAATCACAACAGCTATGGATCGTTTGAAAGAATTTATGGAAGAACATGCAAAATAAGGAAACTTACGGTCTTGTCCTTTATAATCGTAATTATCGTGAGGATGATAAGTTAGTTAAGATTTTTACTGAAACCAATGGGAAACACATGTTTTTTGTGAAACATGCTAGTAAATCTCGTTTTAATTCGGCTATTCAACCGTTAACGGTAGCTAAATTTATTTTAAAAATCAATGAGACTGGTTTATCTTTTATTGAAGATTATAAGGAAGTTGATTCTTTCAAGGAGATTAATGCGGATTTATTTAAACTATCTTATGCGTCTTATGTGACGTCCCTAGCTGATGCTGCTGTACCAGATGGTGTTGCAGATCCGCAGTTATTTGCCTTTTTAAAGAAGACTCTTTTGTTGATGGAAGAGGGGCTTGACTATGAAATTTTGACTAATATTTTTGAGATTCAGATTTTAGAACGTTTTGGTGTTAGTCTTAATTTTCATGACTGTGCTTTTTGTCATCGTGTAGGGCTTCCTTTTGATTTTTCACACAAGTATTCTGGTTTGCTTTGTCCTGAACATTATGTGAAAGATGAGCATCGCAGTCATTTGGATCCAAATGTTCTTTATCTGGTGGATCGTTTTCAAGCAATTCAATTTGATGATTTGAAGACAATTTCTGTTAAACCAGAGATGAAACGAAAATTACGGTTGTTCATTGATGATATTTATGATAATTACGTTGGTCTTCGTTTGAAGAGTAAGAAATTCATCGATGATTTAGGAACTTGGGGAAATATTATGAAATAAGGTCATTTGATGAGCACCAATTTTAGAGTGTTTATCAGATGACTTTTTTTCTGAAAGCATGCGAGGATTTTCAAAAAATGAAAAAAATCGCGAATCATGCTATAATAAGGCGATAATGTTTTGTGAGGAAATTCATATGAAGAAAATTGCTATTGATGCTATGGGCGGAGATAATGCTCCTAAAGCTATTGTTGAGGGAGTTAATCGTGCCTTGGCTGAATTCTCAGATATTGAGATTCAACTTTATGGAGATGAAGCAAAAATTAAGGAATATTTGACAGCAACAGACCGTGTGTCAATTATTCATACAGATGAAAAAATCAATTCGGACGATGAACCAGCAAAAGCGATTCGTCGTAAAAAGAAAGCTAGTATGGTACTTGGTGCTCAAGCCGTTAAGGAAGGAACAGCAGATGCTGTGATTTCTGCGGGTAATACAGGTGCTCTTTTGGCAGCAGGACTTTTTGTTGTTGGACGTATTAAAGGAATTGATCGTCCAGGTTTGATGTCTACTTTACCAACTCTTGATGGTAAAGGTTATGATATGTTAGACCTTGGTGCGAATGCTGAAAATACCCCTAAACACTTGCACCAATATGCTATTTTAGGGTCATTTTATGCTAAAAATGTTCGTGGTATTGATAAACCTCGAGTTGGTCTATTAAATAATGGGACAGAAGCTACTAAAGGTGATCCACTTCATAAAGAAACTTACGCTCTTCTGGCAGAAGATGATAGTCTAAACTTTGTTGGAAATGTTGAAGCGCGTGATTTGATGAATGGTGTTGCTGATGTTGTGGTATCAGATGGTTTCACAGGAAACGCTGTTCTTAAAACGATGGAAGGAACTGCTCTTAACATTATGGGAAGCTTGAAATCTTCTATTAAATCAGGTGGATGGAAAGCAAAATTAGGAGCCCTTCTACTAAAAGACAGTTTGTATAGTCTAAAAGATACTATGGATTATTCAAGTGCAGGTGGTGCGGTTCTCTTTGGGCTTAAAGCACCTGTTGTGAAATGTCATGGTTCAAGTGACGCGCAAGCTGTTTACTATACTATTAGACAAGCTCGTAAGATGTTAGATACAAATGTTGTTGGTCAATTGGTTGAAGCATTCACACCAAAAGACTAATGAAAAGGGAGGATGAGATGACAAAAGAGGCTATTTTTGAAAGGATTAGTTTCATCATCAAGGAGCAGATGAATAAGCCTGATTTGGAGATTACACAAACAACGAGTCTCCACGATGATTTGGGAGTTGATTCTATTGCTTTGACAGAATTTGTTATCAATCTTGAAGATGAATTCCATTTGGAAATCCCTGATGAAGATGTTGAAGACATGAAATGTATGGGAGAAATGATGGAATATCTCTATAATAGAGTAAAATAAAGAAAAACGTTCGCAAAAAGCGGACGTTTTTAATTTTATTTCATTAAAAAGTCTGTTAAATGTTGAAATTGGTTTGAGCATGTGTTAAAATTTAGTAGAATAAAAGCGAAAGGCGAACAAAAACATGTCACGACAACTAATTTATACGGGAAAAGCTAAAGATATTTACACAACCTCAGAAGATGAGAACTTGATTATTTCAGTCTACAAAGACCAAGCTACTATGCTTAATGGTGCTCGAAAAGAGACTATTAAAGGTAAAGGCGTTCTTAATAATCAAATCTCATCTTTAATTTTTACAAAATTGAATGAAGCAGGTGTAGCCACTCATTTTGTTA from Streptococcus ruminicola encodes the following:
- the plsX gene encoding phosphate acyltransferase PlsX gives rise to the protein MKKIAIDAMGGDNAPKAIVEGVNRALAEFSDIEIQLYGDEAKIKEYLTATDRVSIIHTDEKINSDDEPAKAIRRKKKASMVLGAQAVKEGTADAVISAGNTGALLAAGLFVVGRIKGIDRPGLMSTLPTLDGKGYDMLDLGANAENTPKHLHQYAILGSFYAKNVRGIDKPRVGLLNNGTEATKGDPLHKETYALLAEDDSLNFVGNVEARDLMNGVADVVVSDGFTGNAVLKTMEGTALNIMGSLKSSIKSGGWKAKLGALLLKDSLYSLKDTMDYSSAGGAVLFGLKAPVVKCHGSSDAQAVYYTIRQARKMLDTNVVGQLVEAFTPKD
- a CDS encoding acyl carrier protein, with product MTKEAIFERISFIIKEQMNKPDLEITQTTSLHDDLGVDSIALTEFVINLEDEFHLEIPDEDVEDMKCMGEMMEYLYNRVK
- a CDS encoding pyridoxal phosphate-dependent aminotransferase translates to MSLTDRFNKNLNKIEVSLIRQFDQSISDVPGIMKLTLGEPDFTTPDHVKEAAKAAIDANQSHYTGMAGLPALRQAAADFLKSKYHLSYNPDNEILVTIGATEALSATLTAILEPGDTVLLPAPAYPGYEPIVNLVGAEIVEIDTTANDFVLTPEMLEKAILEQGDKLKAVLLNYPTNPTGVTYSREQIKALADVLKKYDVFVVSDEVYSELTYSDEPHVSIAEYLPEQTILINGLSKSHAMTGWRIGMIFAPANFTAQLIKSHQYLVTAAATMAQFAAIEALSVGKDDALPMKAEYMKRRDYIIDKMSALGFKIIKPDGAFYIFAKIPAGYEQDSFKFCQDFAREKAVAFIPGVAFGKYGEGYLRLSYAASMETITTAMDRLKEFMEEHAK
- a CDS encoding ribose-phosphate diphosphokinase; its protein translation is MSYSDLKLFALSSNKELAEKVASAMGIQLGKSTVRQFSDGEIQVNIEESIRGDHVFILQSTSSPVNDNLMEILIMVDALKRASAEKISVVIPYYGYARQDRKARSREPITSKLVANMLEVAGVDRLLTVDLHAAQIQGFFDIPVDHLMGAPLIADYFDRHGLVGDDVVVVSPDHGGVTRARKLAQFLQTPIAIIDKRRSVTKMNTSEVMNIIGNVKGKKCILIDDMIDTAGTICHAADALAEAGATAVYASCTHPVLSGPALENIEKSAIQKLVVLDTIYLPEERLIDKIEQISIAELIAEAITRIHEKRPLSPLFEMGTANK
- the recO gene encoding DNA repair protein RecO encodes the protein MQNKETYGLVLYNRNYREDDKLVKIFTETNGKHMFFVKHASKSRFNSAIQPLTVAKFILKINETGLSFIEDYKEVDSFKEINADLFKLSYASYVTSLADAAVPDGVADPQLFAFLKKTLLLMEEGLDYEILTNIFEIQILERFGVSLNFHDCAFCHRVGLPFDFSHKYSGLLCPEHYVKDEHRSHLDPNVLYLVDRFQAIQFDDLKTISVKPEMKRKLRLFIDDIYDNYVGLRLKSKKFIDDLGTWGNIMK